A single window of Lutzomyia longipalpis isolate SR_M1_2022 chromosome 1, ASM2433408v1 DNA harbors:
- the LOC129785983 gene encoding uncharacterized protein LOC129785983, producing MSEVGPFNSSKIILWSLSSLASTNEPSHVLDASSFEQPYNAVNYSSKINESTLWSTNPSSTTATSTSSIITTSATSSEAPVTSSSTSDNVDEITNAKELNNYWALLALVLVFGTAAGNILVCLAIAWERRLQNVTNYFLMSLAITDLMVAILVMPLGILTLVRGYFPLQSEHCLAWICLDVLFCTASIMHLCTISVDRYLSLRYPMRFGRNKTRRRVTLKIVFVWLLSIAMSLPLSLMYSKNHASVLVDGTCQIPDPVYKLVGSIVCFYIPLGVMLLTYCLTVRLLARQRQNLGGGSTGNTGWASGWLGQTPALERRCTWRRLLKTSLPSTPNHAHSAASTDTELSTLDNHELWLPDSSIPEPTPSTMTALHQFGAEMLKLSRGLESVGSAKLNDQKTTHNVATSEEKFTRTTTNRSIVLIKQENEHKEQSQPKPRKRRASASTWTVRKPSNASFPRKRFNSLPRGTLLMDDKKDFYELFIKEIQSTKERKSQRNRQNLQESLSDGADQSEYNETEPEDNGQLSQLKLPPPCTCPYFGDKPRHQQHNLKPTEVKIISTSVNFRSATTLSDTNNIDIDAIHTLSSSSATILTSTSSTKSLSTLPTISSTTPTRKLSYTKSNSIVTWDSRRNQRRGSSFGSSGTRTSLLLTPTKIPLSSGSSQLRRSATLRQTSHLTDISMPNIVDRKSPKLPSSPCLLQRTATIRSHHSRNSSVVSRNSSRHGRIIRLEQKATKVLGVVFFTFVILWAPFFVLNLLPTVCAHCESNISHWVFDVVTWLGYASSMVNPIFYTIFNKVFRQAFRKVLLCQYGKTSWRPHR from the exons ATGAGCGAAGTGGGACCATTTAATtcgtcaaaaataattttgtggtcCTTGTCTTCATTGGCATCCACTAATGAACCGTCACACGTACTCGATGCATCTTCTTTCGAGCAGCCGTACAACGCCGTAAATTATAGTAGTAAAATCAATGAGAGCACCCTATGGTCTACAAACCCATCATCCACCACTGCAACAAGTACATCGTCAATTATTACCACATCAGCCACATCATCGGAAGCTCCCGTAACATCGTCCTCAACATCAGATAACGTTGATGAAATTACAAACGCCAAAGAGTTAAATAATTACTGGGCACTTTTAGCTTTGGTATTAGTCTTCGGGACGGCCGCCGGAAATATATTAGTTTGCCTCGCCATTGCATGGGAGCGTCGATTGCAAAATGTTACCAATTATTTCCTTATGTCGCTCGCAATAACTGATCTTATGGTAGCAATTTTGGTCATGCCACTTGGAATATTAACATTAGTAAGAG GGTACTTCCCACTGCAGTCTGAACATTGTTTGGCGTGGATATGCCTAGATGTCCTCTTCTGTACAGCTAGTATAATGCATTTATGTACAATATCTGTTGACAGATATTTGTCATTGCGATACCCCATGAGATTTGGGCGAAATAAGACGAGAAGACGTGTTACACTCAAAATCGTATTTGTATGGTTACTCTCCATCGCCATGAGCTTACCACTAAGTTTAATGTATTCTAAG AATCACGCCTCTGTTCTCGTGGACGGCACTTGCCAAATTCCGGATCCTGTGTACAAATTGGTCGGATCCATTGTGTGTTTTTACATACCCCTCGGTGTAATGCTTTTAACGTATTGCCTAACTGTACGATTACTCGCCCGCCAGCGACAGAATTTGGGTGGAGGTTCAACTGGGAATACAGGCTGGGCTAGTGGATGGCTTGGACAAACACCTGCCTTAG aaagACGATGTACATGGAGAAGATTACTGAAGACAAGTCTCCCCTCAACACCAAATCATGCTCATTCAGCAGCGTCAACAGATACTGAACTTTCCACTCTTGATAATCATGAACTGTGGCTTCCGGACTCGAG CATTCCTGAACCCACGCCATCAACAATGACAGCTCTTCATCAATTTGGTGCGGAGATGCTAAAACTGTCAAGAGGACTGGAATCTGTGGGTTCTGCCAAATTAAATGACCAAAAGACAACCCATAATGTGGCCACGAGtgaggaaaaattcacaagaacCACAACGAACAG GTCAATTGTTTTAATAAAGCAAGAAAACGAGCACAAAGAACAATCACAACCGAAACCTCGTAAAAGACGAGCATCTGCATCGACATGGACGGTGCGGAAACCATCAAATGCATCATTTCCGCGAAAGCGTTTTAATAGTTTACCACGAGGTACTCTCCTAATGGATGACAAAAAGGacttttatgaattatttatcaaagaaattcaGAGCACCAAAGAACGAAAATCACAGCGTAACAGACAAAACTTGCAAGAATCCCTCAGTGATGGGGCGGATCAGTCGGAATACAATGAAACGGAACCTGAAGACAATGGGCAACTATCTCAGTTAAAATTACCTCCACCATGTACATGCCCCTACTTTGGTGACAAGCCCCGACATCAACAGCATAACCTTAAACCCACCGAAGTGAAGATTATCTCCACTTCTGTCAATTTCCGGTCAGCTACCACCCTTAGCGATACGAATAATATTGACATTGACGCCATACACACACTCAGCTCTAGTTCAGCAACAATTCTAACATCAACATCATCCACAAAGAGTCTCTCAACACTCCCAACAATTTCATCCACAACACCAACACGAAAATTAAGTTATACCAAATCAAATTCCATTGTGACGTGGGACTCACGAAGGAATCAAAGACGAGGATCGAGCTTTGGGAGTTCTGGCACACGAACATCCCTTCTTTTAACCCCAACTAAGATACCTCTCAGTAGTGGCAGCTCTCAGCTACGACGATCTGCTACATTGCGCCAAACTAGTCACCTCACAGATATCTCAATGCCCAACATAGTAGAtagaaaatccccaaaacTCCCCTCTTCGCCATGTTTATTGCAACGGACAGCTACAATTAGATCGCATCATTCGCGCAATTCAAGCGTAGTCTCCCGCAATTCCTCAAGGCATGGTCGTATAATACGATTAGAGCAGAAAGCAACAAAAGTATTAGGTGttgtatttttcacatttgttATCCTTTGGGCACCATTCTTTGTGTTGAACCTTTTGCCAACAGTATGTGCCCACTGTGAGAGCAATATCAGCCATTGGGTATTTGACGTAGTCACATGGCTTGGGTACGCCAGCTCAATGGTCAATccaattttttatacaatctTCAATAAAGTATTCCGTCAGGCTTTCCGCAAGGTATTACTGTGCCAATATGGTAAAACAAGTTGGCGACCTCATAGGTAG
- the LOC129785984 gene encoding octopamine receptor, which produces MEFEMFTGPGPGDDNNSPPSPLPSARTIPSKDLPPSLQTQRVIELVSCESYGLDWPTLWGPEISCYLNRPTSTQNTSHHLPCHSSEITSVDPSRVAFENHDNQTNFIYSITSSMKESANNTISNASSESVVSSVLDTIPFTCELDSVNILNTAKEAIYKCKSSLSVNFNQFVNETVQSLIDSCMYNTSIIVNSVANPVSEFKIQLPQMITNSTIGLTNECVSSVNQILNCSNLNVNNSLFENEPFDLTNYSSILLKPIQCYLSLTISSTTLNSSAQYIDSANFTTLPTTISPLTPPNLPVDIFNQNYDWSFLFVIIFILAGGLGNILVCLAVALDRKLQNVTNYFLLSLAIADLLVSLFVMPLGAIPGFLGYWPFGVTWCNIYVTCDVLACSASILHMCFISLGRYLGIRNPLATRHRSTKRLACIKIALVWVMAMLISSSITVLGIINKSNIMPIHHKCVINNRAFFVFGSLVTFYIPMLIMVTTYALTVQLLRKKARFAAEHPESEIFRRLGGRFSSKSQSHQHITASDTSQQHQTMSVIGKIKTTSTHSTNTPNCIGRNIIIHSHSQQALSWRASDNLILSREDSISTSHPHLGFSNGNSKNATLRSTKSGTCDQSTQTPSNIARETRRSKLKSIKLQLNNVTPTAINWNLRLFGSRNKRNDLSANAVANEQKATKVLGVVFFTFVLCWSPFFILNIIFAACPNCHVPENVVDTCLWLGYVSSTINPIIYTIFNKTFRAAFIRLLRCNCQRSGRPPRYRSVMESRGAASLCAPSTLPLAISLQGAPLLTPSTHGTTPLSDFRGSYTITDDEC; this is translated from the exons ATGGAGTTTGAAATGTTCACGGGTCCAGGACCAGGAGATGATAATAATTCACCACCATCCCCGCTTCCATCAGCAAGGACGATACCATCAAAAGATCTACCACCATCCCTACAAACTCAGAGAGTTATTGAGTTGGTCAGTTGTGAATCGTATGGTTTAGATTGGCCAACATTATGGGGACCGGAAATATCTTGCTATCTCAATCGACCCACTTCCACACAAAATACAAGTCACCACCTGCCTTGCCATTCATCAGAAATCACCAGTGTGGACCCAAGTAGAGTGGCATTTGAGAATCACGACAATCAAACCAATTTTATCTACAGTATCACATCATCGATGAAAGAAAGTGCAAATAATACCATCAGCAATGCTTCATCTGAATCTGTGGTGTCAAGTGTCCTGGACACAATACCATTCACGTGTGAATTAGATAGTGTAAATATATTGAACACAGCAAAAGAGGCTATTTACAAATGCAAAAGTAGCCTATCAGTGAATTTTAACCAATTTGTAAATGAAACTGTGCAAAGTTTAATTGATAGTTGTATGTATAATACATCAATTATAGTTAACAGTGTGGCAAATCCAGTGTCAGAGTTTAAAATACAACTACCACAAATGATTACAAATTCCACAATTGGATTGACCAATGAGTGTGTTTCTAGTGTAAATCAAATACTAAATTGTAGTAATTTAAATGTGAATAATTcactttttgaaaatgaacCCTTTGATCTCACAAACTACAGTTCAATACTCCTCAAACCAATTCAATGCTATTTAAGTTTAACAATCTCATCAACAACATTAAACAGTTCAGCCCAATATATCGATTCGGCCAACTTTACCACATTACCAACAACCATCTCACCATTAACACCGCCAAATCTTCCCGTGGACATTTTCAACCAGAATTACGATTGGAGCTTTCTGTTTGTGATTATCTTCATTCTCGCCGGTGGTTTGGGTAACATTCTTGTGTGTTTGGCAGTTGCGTTGGacagaaaattacaaaatgtcACCAATTACTTCCTACTCTCCCTGGCCATTGCCGACCTACTAGTCAGCCTCTTTGTTATGCCACTGGGAGCAATACCTGGATTTCTCG GTTATTGGCCATTTGGTGTGACGTGGTGCAATATCTATGTCACATGTGATGTTCTAGCGTGTTCAGCTAGTATTCTGCATATGTGCTTTATAAGCCTCGGCCGATATTTAGGCATCAGAAATCCATTAGCCACCCGCCATAGGTCCACCAAGAGACTGGCTTGCATCAAAATCGCATTAGTTTGGGTCATGGCGATGCTCATCTCAAGTTCAATTACAGTATTAg GAATAATAAACAAGTCAAATATAATGCCAATACATCATAAGTGTGTCATCAACAATAGAGCCTTCTTCGTTTTTGGTTCTCTCGTAACATTCTATATTCCTATGCTAATTATGGTCACAACGTATGCACTTACAGTGCAGTTACTGCGAAAGAAGGCCCGCTTTGCGGCTGAGCATCCCGAGAGTGAGATATTCAGAAg ACTCGGTGGTCGTTTTTCAAGTAAATCCCAGTCTCATCAGCATATAACTGCCAGTGATACAAGTCAGCAACATCAAACAATGTCagtaattggaaaaattaaaacaacatCAACGCATAGCACTAATACGCCAAATTGTATAGgaagaaatataataatacATTCACATTCCCAACAAGCATTATCATGGAGAGCGTCAGATAATCTCATATTATCCAGAGAAGATAG TATTAGTACATCCCATCCACATTTGGGTTTTAGCAATGGCAACTCAAAAAATGCTACCTTAAGGTCAACAAAGAGTGGTACGTGTGACCAAAGTACCCAAACCCCATCGAATATAGCAAGAGAAACACGACgtagtaaattaaaatcaattaaactgCAACTTAACAATGTGACCCCAACTGCCATTAATTGGAATTTAcg ATTGTTTGGAAGTCGCAATAAAAGAAACGACTTGTCTGCCAATGCTGTCGCTAATGAACAGAAAGCCACAAAG gttCTTGGAGttgtatttttcacatttgttCTATGTTGGTCTCCCTTCTTCATTCTCAACATCATTTTTGCCGCCTGCCCAAATTGCCATGTACCTGAAAATGTTGTTGACACTTGCCTATGGTTAGGATATGTGTCCTCAACTATTAATCCTATCATATACACTATTTTCAATAAGACCTTTCGAGCAGCATTTATTCGACTTCTTCGCTGCAACTGTCAGAG GTCCGGACGTCCACCCCGATATAGATCAGTAATGGAAAGTCGGGGAGCCGCAAGCCTATGTGCACCATCTACTTTGCCTTTGGCAATTTCACTGCAAGGAGCTCCTCTTCTGACACCGTCAACTCATGGTACGACACCACTGAGTGATTTTCGAGGCAGTTATACAATTACGGACGATGAGTGTTAA